Proteins encoded in a region of the Nicotiana tomentosiformis chromosome 9, ASM39032v3, whole genome shotgun sequence genome:
- the LOC138899382 gene encoding uncharacterized protein: protein MWIFCVTTSCNKSKKGRGKYKSLQVDMKTKHGSKIPIVIPDDIMRAVGPGSRDIVNYCGLIMRSTISFRDGNWQAIIAKHGEAMWLKVKDKFEASGMRQHVLQALLIDTMQRLFRAWKTRLHADYSLYDIDEERLSYRPDDITPEDWVFLVEHFGSPAFKAVSERNKLNRGKQITKHSCGSKSFAEVEESTRNPDNRTKAAPDRVWELQNTRKNDQGELVWSDPKSQQIHGQLQEIMVQQQFEENEYPMSADEILTTVFVNELAMFVEKDTERGLQRALDELKKYLSSLPLLYTPKTDE, encoded by the exons ATGTGGATTTTTTGCGTCACAACTTCGTGCAACAAATCTAAGAAAGGCAGAGGGAAATATAAATCGTTACAAGTGGACATGAAAACGAAGCACGGAAGTAAAATTCCTATTGTCATTCCAGATGACATTATGAGAGCCGTGGGTCCTGGGTCTAGGGATATTGTTAACTATTGTGGCTTGATTATGCGAAGCACTATCTCTTTTAGAGATGGTAATTGGCAGGCAATAATTGCAAAACATGGAGAAGCAATGTGGTTGAAGGTTAAG GATAAATTTGAAGCTAGTGGTATGCGACAACATGTGTTGCAAGCTCTTTTGATCGACACTATGCAAAGGCTTTTTAGAGCATGGAAGACTCGACTGCATGCTGACTACTCCCTCTATGATATTGATGAAGAGAGATTGTCTTATAGGCCAGATGATATTACACCTGAAGATTGGGTGTTTCTGGTAGAACATTTTGGAAGTCCAGCATTCAAG GCTGTGAGTGAGAGGAACAAACTAAACAGAGGGAAACAAATAACTAAGCACTCATGTGGCTCAAAGTCATTTGCTGAAGTAGAGGAATCGACG AGAAATCCTGATAATAGAACAAAGGCAGCACCCGATCGAGTTTGGGAACTCCAAAACACTCGTAAAAATGACCAAGGAGAATTGGTGTGGTCGGATCCAAAGTCACAACAAATTCAT GGTCAGCTCCAAGAAATTATGGTTCAACAACAATTTGAAGAGAATGAGTATCCAATGAGTGCAGATGAGATTTTAACCACTGTATTTGTGAACGAACTGGCTATGTTCGTGGAAAAGGATACAGAAAGAGGCCTCCAACGAGCTTTGGACGAACTAAAGAAGTACTTATCGAGTCTGCCGCTGCTTTACACACCAAAGACTGACGAATAA